A region of the Mytilus galloprovincialis chromosome 1, xbMytGall1.hap1.1, whole genome shotgun sequence genome:
TTAAAGAATTGCCTTATAACTAAatgcaaaatatagaaaaactTTATTTAGTTTccatatatattcattttcaaattgtatGCTCCAACTTTCTTCAAATCCCAAGTCGTGTTATACGACAAGGATAACAATAAAGTTTTCATTATCTAATTTACATACCGTCACACAATATAATTTTCTGCGAAGGTTTGTAGGATTTGCATCCTATTTTACAAATCACAAGaaagtgaaataatttttttctaatgtgTTCTGGTTTTAATTCACCATAGGCTCATTTGTTACGTGAAATACAACTCAATACAATCTTGATATAAGCTTTAGCAATCATTATCCAGTTAGAACAGAACTATCACTGGCAATGCATgaagacaaaaataaatgtttacgGTGTTTGAAAAATACGAGATACTTTGTAAGTAACTTATTATGAACTAAGTTGTTTCGTAACGTTCCATGGCGAAAAGCAGATAATTTTTAGCGAACTGTTCAGAAATTTTGATTCTCTTCACTTTTGAATAACAACACATCTTAAAGAGTAAACGATATAGGTACAATTCAGAGCAGACACGAATAAAGTACGAGAAAGTTTAACATATACATATAACACTAAAACCGAATATCCATAAGTCAATATATGATTTCCATAACAGTTTGACTCAAATAGAGTTTTTAAATTCTACACACAAATGTGTTAAATCTGTCTTGTTTAAAAGTGTCACTAGTATGAGGAGTTAAGGATTATCAAATTAACTCAAGTATTATCCCTTTAAATTAATGTAGCGATAAAGTAACAAAATTTCACATTATTTGTTTCGATAGTTAAAATGTGCGTCCACAACAATTTGTTGTAATTCATGATCAGTTTAAAAAACGGGTGAAAAGATTGGTTATGCCTTTATACAACAAACACGATAACTATTAAACGAACAAAAGGCTATTATGAATTATAGTTTGCATTTtaatcaaggaaaataatgacctttCACAGGTGATGATTGAATGCTTGATGACAATTTtattgccatggcgttgtcagtttattttagatttatgagtttgactgtccctttggtatctttcgtccctcttttattgaaaCTTAGTATCGACCGGGTtgattcttaaataaaaaaaaaccagtcgtTCTAAGAGAAAATAGCTCCATACAGGTTTATGATACATGATAATTTCATTTGACAAATCGTGTACTCCTAAATccactatataaaataaaataggtttaaaacaaataataaatgaaatctgTTGTTATCTAAGTTTTAATTCAGAACTTATGAAGATGTATCTTaaataaaattgaggatggaaatggggaatgtgtcaaagagacaacaacccgaccaaataaaaaacaacagcagagggtcaccaacaggtcttcaatgtagcgagaaattcccgcacccggaggcgtccttcagctggcccctaaacaaatatatactagtccagtgataatgaacgccatactaatttccaaattgtacacaattaaaataatacaagactaactaaggccagaggctcctgacttgggacaggcgcaaaaatgcggcggggttaaacatgtttgtgagatctcaaccctccccctatacctctaaccaatgtagaaaagtaaacgcataacaatacgcacattaaaattcagttcaagagaagtccgagtctgatgtcagaagatgtaaccaaagaaaataaacaaaatgacaataatacataaataacaacagactactagcagtaactgacatgccagctccagacttcaattaaactgactaaaagattatgatttcatcatatgaacatcaggcacaatccttcccgttaggggtttagtatcataccatcataacatatatgagaagaacataacccgtgtcatgccaacaactgtttttagaataaatgtgtttagttccgatgcaaagaccttatcagtgactcaatattaacgccaaaatatgcaatctttaatgacctgacaacagtatcgtaattatatcccttcttaataagtctattcaaaggttttgtaagtttttgaggtgaatactgacacctttgtgctttataaagaatatttccataaaaaattgcatgttgagttatatttacgaatgatgtctttataccgatgataaaatttagtaaatgttttgactagtttgtgatatcgaaaaccctggtgtaataatttttcagtaatacataaatatctctcgttaaaatctaaaacattattacatacacgagcgaatcgtacaagttgagatatataaacaccgtaagatggtgacaagggaacgtcaccatctaaaaacggataattaacgataggaaatgaaaaatcatcccttttatcataaattttagtattcagctttccattagtgatatagatatcaagatcgagaaaagggcagtggtcattgttagtattagctttatttaaagtaagttcaacaggatatatttcattaatatacatactgaagtcgtcattattgagagccaacatatcatccaaatatctaaaagtattattaaatttgtttatcagatgttgtttcgatgggtctttgcttatttttgtcataaattgtaactcataacaatacaaaaacaggtccggattaagtggtgcacagttagtccccattagaattccgataatctgacgatatacggaatccccaaggcgaacaaaaatgttatctagtaaaaattcaagggcgtATATAGTAACATATTtaataacatttcattaaattacAATCAACTACTCTTTTGTTACTTTTATGAATCATGGTTTGTAGAAGGTTTGTGTAGAATAGTTTACTTCATTGATAACAAATTGCTGATATGAAATGTTTTGAGGTTTAACTTATTCAAGTACGTTTGAAAACGCGggtatttatgaaatatttaatggCAGCTTTATTAAGTAGTATCGTTTTAGTGTTATTACCGAATTTTGACAGCAAGGGTGCATTATATTTTCTTGTCTTTACGTCTGACTGTTCATCCGTCTCCATGTGATATTATGAGGGAACACACTAtcatatttaaggaatgactgtaatatttttatgtctacgaagaaataacataaaatatgtggtgcacactgattaacgcgcgtagcgggttatttaacagtttgtaccacattgtttatgttatttcgaatacactgacaaaatattacatctatttcttataatttaattgttaattccattttaaaacgGCGTAAAtgatgaaaaacgttgatgacgtcatggtcacatcaCAAAAagtctatgatatgataaacaaaacgagTAAACCAATCATAagacgcattacatccaaaactaaattataaacaaatattcttgtgtaaaatgtttttaatatgcATGAAGGTACATGTTTAGTATCTTCAATGTGCATAGATGCAATGGTGATTATGTGGTAGCGTGGTGGACTCAAGTGCGGGAGGATATTGGGTCTCACAAAACATCTTacaatgatcgtaacttgtactGAAATATTCATGACTTACGAGTATATTTACGTCAGAATTTTTGTAACACGAGCATCAGGGTTTGATACACAGACGGCTAAAATCAATGATTTGCTACTACTCTTTATGAATATTAACAACATTAAGGAGCTTCAGAGTTATAACAATGTGTCTGGATAGGGTTACATGTATTGCATGTGAACTTGAATCTTAAACAATATGGATAAGCTTGTGTAGTTAAAATCGGGTTCATTTTTATCTTCTATTCCTCGTACTGTTTATGCATTCTCattaaaggcaatagtagtaaaCTGCTGTTCTGTGTGCGGGATgttcttgctgtattgaagaccgaGGTGGCCTAATGAAATTTTccgctctgtggtcgggttgttgtctctttgacaaatcccacatttccattcttaatttctATCAGAGTATGATATATGTAGACTAACAGATTCTCCCTTACATATGTTATAACTCGAGGCGCTGACTtttgagctgatgatacccttaTGATACTTTAACAATCAACTAGCAAAGCAATTGACCCAGTGCTAGtaaagaaactattttttttaattttgcgcCAAGTACGCGCTTTTTCAGGTACACTGAAACTTTACCTTATTTATAGGCATTTAATTTTTCTTCAGGTTTTGGATATTTATTAATGTCTATCCTGATTGGTAATGTTATTAAGGTAAACTaataatatcaatgaattttcGAAGATTTAGTTAAGTGTAACAATAACTAACGTTCATGAAAAATTAGTAATTGCGaataaaaattgtaattattTCGTATAAAAAGAAATTTCTATTTCACCACACTTGATATACCAAACATGGTAAACTTTGAATAATGATTTTATCAactgcctataattgcttattcATTCAGGTCCAAATGGTGCAGGTAAAACACAGGCTGCCTACAAATTTTGCTGGGAATGTAAAGACAAGTACTTCATTATTGGCAAACTGACTGCAACAACAAAAGACACTATGAAAGATTCAATGAAAACACTTGCAAGGTTGTTATCGTTAAAACTGTCGCAAGAATGTAGCAATAATGAAGTTGAATTCTTCAAGGATATTGCATCTTTACTTGTGAACTATTTTAATCACAAAAGCCGGTCTGAATTCTCATATCTTTTGTTTATTGACGATGTTCGTTTTGAAAATATCGATTCAGATCCACTGTACGGCCTTATATTCAGACTTATACGTGATGTTAAACGGATTAAAATAATTATCACAACACTTACACATAATTTGCTGAGTAACTTTGATACAAAACGAAAAGAAATTCATTTTAATGGCATGTCGAGAGAGGAATACCTGTCCTTTTTCAGAAAAACAGAGTGTTTCAAAGAAAAAACGGACAAAAGTATTGATACATTAGTACAAGCTACAGGTGATTTGCCGATTACTGTGAACTCAGCTCGAGAATATATTGGAAAGCTTAACTTGAGCGTAGAGTATTATCTTGACATATTAAAAGAAGTGGATGAAAGGTGTGACGAAACTTTCACTGCTCAGCTTGGTAAAAATGTTATTCCTTCTTTACTAGTTTCTTTCAAAAGCATAATTGGTGAATTAAAAGAACAATTCAAAGATATAACAGAAGTAATCATGCTATTGCGCTATTTAGATTATAAAGCATTATGGCCAGATATAATAGAAATTTGTTATCGTCATTATTCGGCAGATAAAAGTATAGCAAAGACAGCTGCAGCAGCCATAGTGAATTCTTTTTTAGAATATTCTATGTGCTATTTCGTAAAAAGATCAAAAGGAAATATGCTCTCATTTCATCAAGAAACTATGCTTGCTTTGAAAGTGTTTGACAAAAACGAAAACAGAAAAACTGATATTGAACGATTATGTTTTCTAATTCAAATGTTCTGTCTTGAGATTGATATTGATGTGCGTGTTGATATTTCCATGGAcagaaactttttatttctcGATCATGCTCGCAAGGTTGTAAATCAACTGCAACTAGACAATAAAAAAGATGATGGTGTAATTGAACaaggaaatataaaacaaagacaTATTTTCTTGTGCTATTTAAATAATGTGATCGGCAAAACCTTGCTTTTCAAAGCCACTGATATACCTTTAGCGCATAAACACTTAATGGAAGGTCGTTCTTTGTGCCTAAACATAATTGGTCACAACTCAGATTTAGCTGACAGTAGATGTCCTTATCTAGGAACAGATACTGATGACATTCCACACATGAACTCTTGTAATGTAATGGATGCATTCAAATcattttgtgaaataaaaatgcCTAGCGACTTTATCCCAGCTTACGTTTTTGGCAAATATCGAAATGATAGAGATGTGCATATTTTACGAAAGAAAAGCAACAACAAAACTTTATGCAAGCATGGGTATTTAACACAAAGTGACTATAGTTTACTGTTGTCAATTAAACCAAGTCTCGTGATGCCATTAGACTTAATATCGAAAGGATTTTTAGGTGAATTAATGTTGCATATTCTATTTGACAATGGGAGTGCGTTAGACGAGTTATTGTATGAAGCGAAATTATACGAACATGCAAAAAAAGGTCGGGATTTTGAATTTGAGACATGTATTGAATTCACAAATTTGATGAAACGTAGAAAGGATTTCGAAAATTATCCTTTACTTCGTTACCTTGTTTTCGATAGGGGAGAACAAGCGTATAAACTAAACAAAGATGATAAACTACCTTCAGTTGAAAGTGTAAAAAGTCGTATATCTGAAATAAGGAAGGTTAAGGAGAGGAGTCAGgaacattattttcaatttggtATACTGAAAACCTCCACTGAAGAAAACGAGTACCATAACTGTGTATGCTTCAGACTATTATTGAAATATCATCAGCAactgtataaaatatcaaaatcaaatgagGTATTGTCTGATGGTAAGAATGACATGAAAAAATTCCTACAGATACTGCTAAAAATTGAGAAAGACGAGAAACCGAATAAGTGGGTAGAGATGCCCAAATTCTTCATTCAATGTGCTAAAGTTTTACGCATGTCGGCAACATCTGATGACTGTGAGTCTgcaattgaaatatttgaaaaggtGATTAACATTGAAGAGCACAAGGGAGTACATTTAACACGCTATATTTGGCAAGCATATTACGGCAAGGCTTCTTGTTTGATCTTACTGGGAAGAAAAGATGAAGCTAAAATTATTCATCATCAGTTACGAAAAAGATTGGAAGGAACGCATCAGACTTATCGCATTAGAAAACTCAAAGATCTTTTTAATGTAGATCAGAACTGATTAAAATCCCATAAGAGATGACAGTAAAAGTTTATTGTTCCTCTTTTGTATGTTCTCTTTTTTGTTATAGTATGGTTATGTACGTCATGTAACTATTTGTTTAATACGATATTACAAGATTAACAGGAAACCTCCTTGCGGTTCGAAGTAAAGTTTTATATCAGAGAATGTACACAATCTGCACAAAATCTAATTGGTTTTTACCTACatttacaaattcaaatatttttcagatgaacctatttttttttatgtccaatgaacttatcatttctgaatacatatttgaaataaaatgaaacattaagaTAATCATAATTATTAAAAGTCTGACTTTTTCATTCTTTGCGGAAATAATATAGGCGTTTCTTGGTGTTACTATGACGGTACGTCATCTTTATAAGATTGTTATAAAGttcagtgtttattttattttacggCTGTTTCCATCTTTCTGAAAAAGTTTTGGATTAAACATCTTTATTAAAATACTTTTATGATTGTTCTCTGTAAGTTAAAATTTTGGTAATTCTGCATCGTACAATATGTAAAgatatctgtattttttttttggacaaaattAATCCCTAAATAATTGCATCTAAATGAAAATATTAGATTCATCTTTCCTTACCATCAGTGTAACGTCTCATCATTAACGTTTCCGATAATAGATCATCATGACATCGATACATCGGCACCTAAAAATTTCCAAAGTGTATCAAAATGAGTACTAATTTgatgttttaatgattttatagatgtatattaaattttttattgaatgtaaactttatgcatttttttgtgtGGGAGCCTCAAATAGATTAGATATATTCTAGCGgaattgttttaaatgaataaatgctTAGTACAATTTCAAGTGTTGTAttgaagaaataattcatggaagccgtGATATTcgaaaaaagagtaaaatcacaaaaatgctgaactccgaggaaaattcaatcagaaagtccctagtcacattgcaaaatcaaacgacaaaacacatcaaacgaatggacaacaattgtcatattcctgactaggtacaggcattttcaattgtAGAAAATGTAGAATGTTATCCTAAGCGTAAGTGAGGGATAGAATTAACAATATCACGGCCTAAATCTATggtttccatgaattatttcgattctaataggacacaTTAGGTACTTTAAAACTGATGCGATGGTAAGATTGCCGTGGGTATAGGTGTTATAATTACCCCCTGTAAGATAGTGTTtcacattttaaatcaaaagcaaGTCTtgcataaattattttttaaataaccaatagaaaaaaatgtgtacaatCTTAAAGATTCGTTACCAAACCTTTTTTCGTTGGCAGCTATTAACTTCAAATTCCCATAGTTGACATGTCGTAATTAAGGAATGAA
Encoded here:
- the LOC143058063 gene encoding uncharacterized protein LOC143058063, which translates into the protein MNGFGTVIILLLFADVHLDLQRCPYGMNRKLRAKLICSEENHYHCILDKNIHIHIEICRNPKFYRKGFRPVRKGNIDAEKCAFDNFSPGSILSNESDKCTYIKSYCTDEGQLVFKNGSTETDRSCHCDHKRGYAFLTEPKKRSSCFPFDEDCSCYLKKCRDKRQVLTPDYVCTEEYSYPSIIRDRINNTSTKASHTNKTEQTVKSKWKTPFLVMVSVFLTALLVVTILLCFLIYVKNKQSQLQKIESKMEILTQRDPDLNENQCTDNDEIDNKPTQLQKIESKMETSIDKDLEINVNWTDASLGMMAVVPYFQEVKQLEEIRLADCNPETRLITLIGPNGAGKTQAAYKFCWECKDKYFIIGKLTATTKDTMKDSMKTLARLLSLKLSQECSNNEVEFFKDIASLLVNYFNHKSRSEFSYLLFIDDVRFENIDSDPLYGLIFRLIRDVKRIKIIITTLTHNLLSNFDTKRKEIHFNGMSREEYLSFFRKTECFKEKTDKSIDTLVQATGDLPITVNSAREYIGKLNLSVEYYLDILKEVDERCDETFTAQLGKNVIPSLLVSFKSIIGELKEQFKDITEVIMLLRYLDYKALWPDIIEICYRHYSADKSIAKTAAAAIVNSFLEYSMCYFVKRSKGNMLSFHQETMLALKVFDKNENRKTDIERLCFLIQMFCLEIDIDVRVDISMDRNFLFLDHARKVVNQLQLDNKKDDGVIEQGNIKQRHIFLCYLNNVIGKTLLFKATDIPLAHKHLMEGRSLCLNIIGHNSDLADSRCPYLGTDTDDIPHMNSCNVMDAFKSFCEIKMPSDFIPAYVFGKYRNDRDVHILRKKSNNKTLCKHGYLTQSDYSLLLSIKPSLVMPLDLISKGFLGELMLHILFDNGSALDELLYEAKLYEHAKKGRDFEFETCIEFTNLMKRRKDFENYPLLRYLVFDRGEQAYKLNKDDKLPSVESVKSRISEIRKVKERSQEHYFQFGILKTSTEENEYHNCVCFRLLLKYHQQLYKISKSNEVLSDGKNDMKKFLQILLKIEKDEKPNKWVEMPKFFIQCAKVLRMSATSDDCESAIEIFEKVINIEEHKGVHLTRYIWQAYYGKASCLILLGRKDEAKIIHHQLRKRLEGTHQTYRIRKLKDLFNVDQN